The following proteins are encoded in a genomic region of Arachis stenosperma cultivar V10309 chromosome 4, arast.V10309.gnm1.PFL2, whole genome shotgun sequence:
- the LOC130973836 gene encoding K(+) efflux antiporter 2, chloroplastic-like isoform X2, which translates to MDMACSIPQSRMFHGGVGPCYRHRSVGHFEFRGCAFIGNTRSVLRLRFSGMNKTSDVSDCWSKLRVVPVRELNVLNMSSSLYCKNLFTGSRVVWSKCQGNDSVAYVDGNGRNVDYVEGSGEDAGLGVSSAELDAPLEERESEIGVEEQSVDELKEILQKALKELEVARVNSTMFEEKVKKISETAIFLHDEAATAWKSVNSTLDIIQEISNEEQIAKEAVQNATMALSLAEARLQVAIESLEAAKEERDSAQGSNESNDENDIIEKEKALLVAQEDIKECQTNLANSEVELKRLQNRKEELQTEVSKLHEIAEKAQLDAVKAEEDVTNIMLLAEQAVAFELEATKRVNQDVVAVPEEEKVAQGFSGDVSVERDEGLPIDDESLLGTLSSETISDKTSQLLEDITQSDYLSDNENSVQTKKQEMQKDLTRDSSSLAPKALLKKSSRFFSASFFSFTEEDGTEFTPASVFQSLMLSAKQQFPKLVLGLLFMGAGVAFYANRGERTAQLLQQPEVIVTSVEEASSSAKPLVKQLKKLSKKIKKIIASLPQQEVNEEEASLFDVLWLLLASVIFVPIFQKLPGGSPVLGYLAAGILIGPYGLSIIRHVHGTKAIAEFGVVFLLFNIGLELSVERLSSMKKYVFGLGSAQVLATAVVVGLVARICGQAGPAAIVIGNGLALSSTAVVLQVLQERGESTSRHGRATFSVLLFQDLAVVVLLILIPLISPNSSKGGVGFQAIAEALGLAAVKAAIAITAIIAGGRLLLRPIYKQVAENQNAEIFSANTLLVILGTSLLTARAGLSMALGAFLAGLLLAETEFSLQVESDIAPYRGLLLGLFFMTVGMSIDPKLLVSNFPVITSTLGLLICGKTILVSVIGKIFGISIISAIRTGLLLAPGGEFAFVAFGEAVNQGIMSSEMSSLLFLVVGLSMAITPWLAAGGQLIASRFEQHDVRSLLPVESETDDLQDHIIICGFGRVGQIIAQLLSERLIPFVALDVRSDRVAVGRALDLPVYFGDAGSREVLHKVGAERACAAAITLDTPGANYRTVWALSKYFPNVKTFVRAHDVDHGLNLEKAGATAVVPETLEPSLQLAAAVLAQAKLPTSEIAATINEFRSRHLAELTELCEASGSSLGYGFNRIMSKPKSQSPDSLDDAQVSEGTLAV; encoded by the exons GTTTCTGATTGTTGGAGTAAATTAAGAGTGGTGCCTGTTCGTGAACTTAATGTTTTGAATATGAGTAGTAGTTTGTATTGTAAGAATCTTTTTACTGGTTCTAGAGTAGTTTGGTCAAAATGCCAGGGTAATGATTCTGTGGCATATGTTGATGGGAATGGGAGGAATGTTGATTATGTGGAAGGATCAGGGGAGGATGCTGGGCTGGGTGTTTCCAGTGCTGAACTGGATGCCCCTTTGGAAGAAAGGGAGAGTGAAATAGGAGTGGAGGAACAAAGCGTGGATGAGctgaaggaaatattacagAAGGCCTTGAAAGAGCTAGAAGTTGCACGTGTAAATAGTACCATGTTTGAGGAAAAGGTGAAAAAGATATCCGAGACTGCAATTTTCTTGCATGATGAAGCGGCAACTGCTTGGAAAAGTGTTAATTCTACCCTTGACATCATTCAAGAAATTTCCAATGAGGAACAAATCGCAAAGGAAGCAGTTCAGAATGCAACCATGGCTCTTTCATTGGCCGAGGCTAGGCTTCAGGTAGCCATAGAATCATTGGAGGCTGCAAAAGAAGAGCGTGATTCGGCACAAGGTTCTAATGAGAGCAATGATGAAAATGACATAATAGAAAAGGAGAAGGCACTTTTGGTTGCTCAAGAAGATATCAAGGAGTGCCAAACAAATTTAGCGAACTCCGAGGTGGAGCTTAAACGGTTGCAAAATAGAAAGGAGGAGTTGCAGACGGAAGTTAGCAAATTGCATGAAATTGCTGAAAAGGCACAGCTGGATGCAGTGAAAGCCGAGGAGGATGTCACAAACATAATGCTTTTAGCGGAGCAAGCTGTTGCCTTTGAACTTGAGGCTACAAAACGT GTAAATCAAGATGTTGTGGCTGTTCCTGAAGAGGAGAAAGTAGCCCAAGGTTTCTCTGGTGATGTCAGTGTTGAAAGAGATGAAGGCTTGCCTATTGATGATGAATCTTTGCTTGGCACGTTATCTTCTGAAACAATATCTGATAAAACCAGCCAACTTCTGGAAGACATAACACAGTCTGACTATTTGAGTGATAACGAGAATTCAGTTCAAACTAAAAAACAAGAAATGCAGAAAGATTTGACTAGAGATAGTTCGTCTCTTGCTCCCAAGGCATTACTGAAGAAATCTTCTCGATTCTTTTCTGCATCATTCTTCTCTTTTACTGAAGAAGATGGAACCGAGTTCACACCAGCATCAGTTTTCCAGAGCCTTATGTTATCTGCAAAGCAGCAGTTTCCCAAGCTGGTTCTTGGGTTGTTGTTTATGGGAGCAGG GGTTGCCTTCTATGCCAATAGAGGAGAAAGGACTGCTCAGCTGCTTCAACAGCCTGAAGTTATTGTGACCAGTGTTGAAGAAGCTTCCAGTAGTGCAAAGCCACTGGTTAAGCAACTTAAGAAACTCtctaagaaaataaagaaaattattgCATCGTTACCTCAGCAAGAG GTGAATGAAGAAGAAGCCTCCCTCTTTGATGTGCTATGGTTATTACTTGCAAGTGTTATATTTGTACCAATATTTCAAAAACTTCCCGGAG GCAGCCCTGTTCTTGGCTACTTGGCTGCTGGAATCTTAATTGGGCCTTATGGCCTCTCTATAATTCGACATGTTCATGGGACAAAGGCAATTGCTGAATTTGGTGTTGTTTTCCTTTTATTCAACATTGGCCTGGAG CTCTCTGTTGAAAGACTTAGTTCAATGAAGAAATATGTCTTTGGATTAGGCTCAGCTCAG GTTTTGGCAACTGCTGTAGTTGTTGGATTGGTGGCTCGTATTTGTGGCCAGGCTGGTCCTGCAGCTATTGTCATTGGGAATGGCCTCGCATTATCATCAACTGCGGTTGTTCTGCAG GTGTTGCAGGAGAGAGGTGAGAGCACATCACGGCATGGACGAGCTACATTCTCTGTTTTACTTTTTCAG GATTTGGCAGTCGTGGTCTTGCTGATACTCATTCCTCTTATTTCACCCAATTCTTCCAAAGGAGGG GTTGGTTTTCAAGCCATTGCTGAAGCTCTTGGATTGGCTGCTGTTAAGGCAGCAATTGCCATTACTGCCATAATTGCAGGTGGACGATTG CTCCTTCGACCAATATATAAGCAAGTTGCAGAAAATCAAAATGCAGAAATATTCTCTGCCAACACACTCCTTGTTATTCTTGGGACCAGTCTTCTTACAGCCAGG GCAGGGCTTTCAATGGCATTGGGAGCATTTTTGGCTGGTTTACTGCTGGCAGAAACTGAATTTTCGTTACAGGTTGAATCTGATATTGCTCCATACCGTGGCCTTCTTTTGGGGTTATTCTTTATGACG GTTGGAATGTCAATTGATCCAAAACTTCTTGTTTCAAACTTCCCAGTTATCACCAGCACACTGGGACTGTTAATATGTGGCAAGACTATCTTGGTTTCTGTCATTGGTAAAATCTTTGGGATTTCTATCATTTCTGCCATAAGAACTGGTCTTCTTCTTGCTCCCGGTGGAGAATTTGCATTTGTGGCTTTTGGTGAAGCTGTTAATCAG GGCATAATGTCTTCTGAGATGTCTTCTTTGCTCTTTCTTGTCGTGGGCCTGTCAATGGCCATTACACCTTGGTTGGCTGCAGGAGGCCAGCTGATTGCTTCCCGTTTTGAGCAGCACGATGTTCGAAGTTTATTACCTGTGGAAAGTGAG ACAGATGATCTGCAAGATCATATCATCATTTGTGGGTTTGGGCGAGTTGGTCAG ATCATTGCCCAACTTCTTTCTGAGAGACTTATTCCTTTTGTTGCACTAGATGTGAGAAG TGATAGAGTGGCAGTTGGACGTGCCCTGGATCTGCCAGTATACTTTGGTGATGCTGGTAGTCGAGAG GTCCTCCATAAAGTTGGGGCTGAAAGAGCATGTGCTGCAGCAATAACTCTAGATACACCTGGTGCAAATTATAGAACCGTTTGGGCTCTGAGCAAGTACTTCCCAAATGTGAAGACTTTTGTTCGTGCTCATGATGTTGATCATGGATTGAATTTAGAGAAGGCTGGAGCTACTGCT GTTGTTCCAGAGACCTTAGAACCTAGTCTTCAACTAGCAGCTGCTGTCTTGGCTCAG GCCAAGCTTCCCACATCGGAGATTGCAGCAACCATAAATGAATTCAGATCCCGCCATCTGGCCGAGCTCACGGAG CTGTGCGAAGCAAGTGGAAGTTCTCTTGGTTATGGATTCAATAGAATTATGAGCAAACCCAAATCTCAATCACCGGATTCACTTGATGATGCTCAAGTGTCTGAAGGGACATTGGCCGTATGA
- the LOC130973836 gene encoding K(+) efflux antiporter 2, chloroplastic-like isoform X1, which produces MDMACSIPQSRMFHGGVGPCYRHRSVGHFEFRGCAFIGNTRSVLRLRFSGMNKTSDVSDCWSKLRVVPVRELNVLNMSSSLYCKNLFTGSRVVWSKCQGNDSVAYVDGNGRNVDYVEGSGEDAGLGVSSAELDAPLEERESEIGVEEQSVDELKEILQKALKELEVARVNSTMFEEKVKKISETAIFLHDEAATAWKSVNSTLDIIQEISNEEQIAKEAVQNATMALSLAEARLQVAIESLEAAKEERDSAQGSNESNDENDIIEKEKALLVAQEDIKECQTNLANSEVELKRLQNRKEELQTEVSKLHEIAEKAQLDAVKAEEDVTNIMLLAEQAVAFELEATKRVNDAEIALQRADKSVSTSNTDTIETIQVNQDVVAVPEEEKVAQGFSGDVSVERDEGLPIDDESLLGTLSSETISDKTSQLLEDITQSDYLSDNENSVQTKKQEMQKDLTRDSSSLAPKALLKKSSRFFSASFFSFTEEDGTEFTPASVFQSLMLSAKQQFPKLVLGLLFMGAGVAFYANRGERTAQLLQQPEVIVTSVEEASSSAKPLVKQLKKLSKKIKKIIASLPQQEVNEEEASLFDVLWLLLASVIFVPIFQKLPGGSPVLGYLAAGILIGPYGLSIIRHVHGTKAIAEFGVVFLLFNIGLELSVERLSSMKKYVFGLGSAQVLATAVVVGLVARICGQAGPAAIVIGNGLALSSTAVVLQVLQERGESTSRHGRATFSVLLFQDLAVVVLLILIPLISPNSSKGGVGFQAIAEALGLAAVKAAIAITAIIAGGRLLLRPIYKQVAENQNAEIFSANTLLVILGTSLLTARAGLSMALGAFLAGLLLAETEFSLQVESDIAPYRGLLLGLFFMTVGMSIDPKLLVSNFPVITSTLGLLICGKTILVSVIGKIFGISIISAIRTGLLLAPGGEFAFVAFGEAVNQGIMSSEMSSLLFLVVGLSMAITPWLAAGGQLIASRFEQHDVRSLLPVESETDDLQDHIIICGFGRVGQIIAQLLSERLIPFVALDVRSDRVAVGRALDLPVYFGDAGSREVLHKVGAERACAAAITLDTPGANYRTVWALSKYFPNVKTFVRAHDVDHGLNLEKAGATAVVPETLEPSLQLAAAVLAQAKLPTSEIAATINEFRSRHLAELTELCEASGSSLGYGFNRIMSKPKSQSPDSLDDAQVSEGTLAV; this is translated from the exons GTTTCTGATTGTTGGAGTAAATTAAGAGTGGTGCCTGTTCGTGAACTTAATGTTTTGAATATGAGTAGTAGTTTGTATTGTAAGAATCTTTTTACTGGTTCTAGAGTAGTTTGGTCAAAATGCCAGGGTAATGATTCTGTGGCATATGTTGATGGGAATGGGAGGAATGTTGATTATGTGGAAGGATCAGGGGAGGATGCTGGGCTGGGTGTTTCCAGTGCTGAACTGGATGCCCCTTTGGAAGAAAGGGAGAGTGAAATAGGAGTGGAGGAACAAAGCGTGGATGAGctgaaggaaatattacagAAGGCCTTGAAAGAGCTAGAAGTTGCACGTGTAAATAGTACCATGTTTGAGGAAAAGGTGAAAAAGATATCCGAGACTGCAATTTTCTTGCATGATGAAGCGGCAACTGCTTGGAAAAGTGTTAATTCTACCCTTGACATCATTCAAGAAATTTCCAATGAGGAACAAATCGCAAAGGAAGCAGTTCAGAATGCAACCATGGCTCTTTCATTGGCCGAGGCTAGGCTTCAGGTAGCCATAGAATCATTGGAGGCTGCAAAAGAAGAGCGTGATTCGGCACAAGGTTCTAATGAGAGCAATGATGAAAATGACATAATAGAAAAGGAGAAGGCACTTTTGGTTGCTCAAGAAGATATCAAGGAGTGCCAAACAAATTTAGCGAACTCCGAGGTGGAGCTTAAACGGTTGCAAAATAGAAAGGAGGAGTTGCAGACGGAAGTTAGCAAATTGCATGAAATTGCTGAAAAGGCACAGCTGGATGCAGTGAAAGCCGAGGAGGATGTCACAAACATAATGCTTTTAGCGGAGCAAGCTGTTGCCTTTGAACTTGAGGCTACAAAACGTGTAAATGATGCAGAGATTGCCTTACAGCGAGCAGATAAGTCTGTTTCTACTTCTAATACTGATACCATTGAAACTATACAGGTAAATCAAGATGTTGTGGCTGTTCCTGAAGAGGAGAAAGTAGCCCAAGGTTTCTCTGGTGATGTCAGTGTTGAAAGAGATGAAGGCTTGCCTATTGATGATGAATCTTTGCTTGGCACGTTATCTTCTGAAACAATATCTGATAAAACCAGCCAACTTCTGGAAGACATAACACAGTCTGACTATTTGAGTGATAACGAGAATTCAGTTCAAACTAAAAAACAAGAAATGCAGAAAGATTTGACTAGAGATAGTTCGTCTCTTGCTCCCAAGGCATTACTGAAGAAATCTTCTCGATTCTTTTCTGCATCATTCTTCTCTTTTACTGAAGAAGATGGAACCGAGTTCACACCAGCATCAGTTTTCCAGAGCCTTATGTTATCTGCAAAGCAGCAGTTTCCCAAGCTGGTTCTTGGGTTGTTGTTTATGGGAGCAGG GGTTGCCTTCTATGCCAATAGAGGAGAAAGGACTGCTCAGCTGCTTCAACAGCCTGAAGTTATTGTGACCAGTGTTGAAGAAGCTTCCAGTAGTGCAAAGCCACTGGTTAAGCAACTTAAGAAACTCtctaagaaaataaagaaaattattgCATCGTTACCTCAGCAAGAG GTGAATGAAGAAGAAGCCTCCCTCTTTGATGTGCTATGGTTATTACTTGCAAGTGTTATATTTGTACCAATATTTCAAAAACTTCCCGGAG GCAGCCCTGTTCTTGGCTACTTGGCTGCTGGAATCTTAATTGGGCCTTATGGCCTCTCTATAATTCGACATGTTCATGGGACAAAGGCAATTGCTGAATTTGGTGTTGTTTTCCTTTTATTCAACATTGGCCTGGAG CTCTCTGTTGAAAGACTTAGTTCAATGAAGAAATATGTCTTTGGATTAGGCTCAGCTCAG GTTTTGGCAACTGCTGTAGTTGTTGGATTGGTGGCTCGTATTTGTGGCCAGGCTGGTCCTGCAGCTATTGTCATTGGGAATGGCCTCGCATTATCATCAACTGCGGTTGTTCTGCAG GTGTTGCAGGAGAGAGGTGAGAGCACATCACGGCATGGACGAGCTACATTCTCTGTTTTACTTTTTCAG GATTTGGCAGTCGTGGTCTTGCTGATACTCATTCCTCTTATTTCACCCAATTCTTCCAAAGGAGGG GTTGGTTTTCAAGCCATTGCTGAAGCTCTTGGATTGGCTGCTGTTAAGGCAGCAATTGCCATTACTGCCATAATTGCAGGTGGACGATTG CTCCTTCGACCAATATATAAGCAAGTTGCAGAAAATCAAAATGCAGAAATATTCTCTGCCAACACACTCCTTGTTATTCTTGGGACCAGTCTTCTTACAGCCAGG GCAGGGCTTTCAATGGCATTGGGAGCATTTTTGGCTGGTTTACTGCTGGCAGAAACTGAATTTTCGTTACAGGTTGAATCTGATATTGCTCCATACCGTGGCCTTCTTTTGGGGTTATTCTTTATGACG GTTGGAATGTCAATTGATCCAAAACTTCTTGTTTCAAACTTCCCAGTTATCACCAGCACACTGGGACTGTTAATATGTGGCAAGACTATCTTGGTTTCTGTCATTGGTAAAATCTTTGGGATTTCTATCATTTCTGCCATAAGAACTGGTCTTCTTCTTGCTCCCGGTGGAGAATTTGCATTTGTGGCTTTTGGTGAAGCTGTTAATCAG GGCATAATGTCTTCTGAGATGTCTTCTTTGCTCTTTCTTGTCGTGGGCCTGTCAATGGCCATTACACCTTGGTTGGCTGCAGGAGGCCAGCTGATTGCTTCCCGTTTTGAGCAGCACGATGTTCGAAGTTTATTACCTGTGGAAAGTGAG ACAGATGATCTGCAAGATCATATCATCATTTGTGGGTTTGGGCGAGTTGGTCAG ATCATTGCCCAACTTCTTTCTGAGAGACTTATTCCTTTTGTTGCACTAGATGTGAGAAG TGATAGAGTGGCAGTTGGACGTGCCCTGGATCTGCCAGTATACTTTGGTGATGCTGGTAGTCGAGAG GTCCTCCATAAAGTTGGGGCTGAAAGAGCATGTGCTGCAGCAATAACTCTAGATACACCTGGTGCAAATTATAGAACCGTTTGGGCTCTGAGCAAGTACTTCCCAAATGTGAAGACTTTTGTTCGTGCTCATGATGTTGATCATGGATTGAATTTAGAGAAGGCTGGAGCTACTGCT GTTGTTCCAGAGACCTTAGAACCTAGTCTTCAACTAGCAGCTGCTGTCTTGGCTCAG GCCAAGCTTCCCACATCGGAGATTGCAGCAACCATAAATGAATTCAGATCCCGCCATCTGGCCGAGCTCACGGAG CTGTGCGAAGCAAGTGGAAGTTCTCTTGGTTATGGATTCAATAGAATTATGAGCAAACCCAAATCTCAATCACCGGATTCACTTGATGATGCTCAAGTGTCTGAAGGGACATTGGCCGTATGA